In the Pyrolobus fumarii 1A genome, one interval contains:
- the rsmA gene encoding 16S rRNA (adenine(1518)-N(6)/adenine(1519)-N(6))-dimethyltransferase RsmA, which produces MRPPLASKRALLEWTRRVLRAHEIRPRRSLGQNFVVDPRLVLEIARNMRGCNYVVEPGAGLGVVTSRLSDNAGYVLGVEVDARFIPLLGEVAREHKNIDVVYGDILELFFERVECMAGNLPYSITGPFFSRLVKVFRPKSAIFTVQREVASRLAAKPGTSSYGRLTVLVQLVYEVKLGNVYPPSSFYPPPEVYSQTVNLRLREDAVSPSEIEIVEEFTRCLFSQRNKRVAKVLRSCCENGDFVNDVGERRVYELSPSEVYSLALKCFGSSR; this is translated from the coding sequence GTGAGACCTCCGCTAGCGAGCAAGAGAGCTCTGTTAGAGTGGACGAGGCGAGTACTCAGAGCTCATGAGATTAGGCCGCGACGAAGCTTAGGCCAGAACTTTGTGGTCGACCCAAGACTTGTGCTTGAAATTGCGCGTAACATGCGTGGATGTAACTACGTTGTTGAACCAGGGGCTGGTCTTGGAGTGGTAACTTCCAGGCTTAGTGATAATGCAGGATACGTTCTTGGAGTCGAGGTTGATGCGCGTTTTATACCGTTGCTCGGGGAAGTAGCACGCGAGCATAAGAATATAGACGTTGTGTATGGCGATATACTGGAATTGTTCTTTGAACGTGTGGAGTGTATGGCAGGGAATCTACCCTACTCGATAACAGGTCCTTTCTTCTCAAGGCTAGTTAAGGTATTCAGGCCTAAGAGTGCTATCTTCACTGTGCAGCGCGAGGTTGCCTCGAGGCTTGCAGCCAAGCCTGGAACGTCGAGTTACGGGAGATTGACAGTGTTAGTTCAACTGGTGTACGAGGTTAAGCTAGGAAATGTATATCCACCCTCATCCTTCTACCCGCCTCCCGAGGTGTACTCCCAGACGGTAAATCTACGATTACGCGAGGATGCTGTCTCACCTAGCGAGATAGAGATAGTAGAAGAGTTCACACGTTGTCTCTTTTCACAGCGTAACAAGCGTGTTGCAAAGGTACTAAGGTCGTGTTGTGAAAACGGTGATTTTGTTAACGATGTTGGCGAGCGCAGGGTCTACGAGCTTTCACCATCCGAGGTATATTCATTGGCGCTGAAGTGTTTCGGCAGCAGCAGGTGA
- a CDS encoding RNA methyltransferase, which produces MKIRVVVVGIEGPINLGFIARLVKNFEADELFLVKPVAQVDETALRFAAHARDVLERVVIVESLDDALKDVAVSACTSARVGQKSDVLRHAVTPWELVEMVEGYSSVALVFGRESTGLTREEIAKCDLLVSIPASREYPVLNLSHAVGILLYEMFKKFRLKKSQFRIEPAREENIRVVIKRLECIAERVVKDERLAQVLPAIRHMVVKAGLTAGEASSLSYFLKKLALELGAEECIR; this is translated from the coding sequence TTGAAGATCCGTGTTGTTGTAGTTGGTATTGAGGGACCGATTAACCTTGGTTTCATAGCAAGACTCGTGAAGAACTTTGAGGCTGATGAGCTATTCCTGGTTAAACCTGTGGCGCAGGTCGATGAGACTGCGTTACGCTTTGCTGCCCATGCGCGTGATGTGCTTGAACGTGTTGTTATAGTTGAAAGTCTTGATGATGCTTTGAAGGATGTAGCTGTTTCAGCGTGCACCTCTGCCCGTGTGGGACAGAAGAGTGATGTTCTCAGACATGCTGTGACGCCCTGGGAGCTTGTCGAGATGGTTGAAGGATATAGTAGTGTTGCTCTTGTTTTTGGCCGCGAGAGTACCGGTCTTACACGAGAAGAGATAGCCAAATGTGATCTCTTAGTCTCCATTCCCGCCAGCCGTGAGTACCCCGTGCTCAATCTCTCGCATGCTGTCGGTATACTGCTCTACGAGATGTTCAAGAAGTTTAGATTGAAGAAGTCACAGTTTAGGATAGAGCCTGCGCGTGAAGAGAACATACGCGTCGTCATAAAAAGATTGGAGTGTATAGCTGAGCGTGTTGTAAAAGATGAGAGGTTGGCGCAGGTATTGCCCGCTATTAGACATATGGTTGTTAAGGCTGGTTTGACTGCCGGCGAAGCGAGTAGCCTATCGTATTTCCTAAAGAAGCTCGCTTTAGAGTTGGGGGCGGAAGAATGTATACGCTGA
- a CDS encoding THUMP domain-containing protein has translation MYTLIFTTNPGIEDIAAEEIAAKLNASIVSADKLRGRVIAKVAEDKLYRVDLLRSIHRARILLGETSVCRERACLEHIREFIETLPLSEYITPRVSFAVRAERVGEHEYTSLDIARVAGDAVINLVRSVYGERPPVDLDHPHVIIAVDVMFDKLYVSIELGGDLSWHRRGYRVYEHPASLKPTLAYAMLIISGVRDSEVVMDPMCGGGTIPIEALLFLEDARAICSDFNPLHIRGAKMNAMAARVYKRMKFYVHDARRISEVVKSVDRIVLNPPYGIRLGNPRDIRALYTDFLREISRLDFRRLVMITTEHVHVKNVAERIGLKIVHERVVAHGNLWPKILALEH, from the coding sequence ATGTATACGCTGATTTTCACAACAAACCCTGGTATCGAGGATATAGCGGCTGAGGAAATAGCAGCTAAGTTGAACGCGAGTATAGTATCGGCAGATAAATTACGAGGACGTGTTATAGCTAAAGTGGCTGAGGATAAGCTCTATCGTGTTGATCTGTTACGGTCTATTCACCGTGCAAGAATCTTGCTTGGCGAGACCAGCGTGTGTAGAGAACGAGCATGTCTCGAGCATATACGAGAATTTATAGAGACGTTGCCACTGAGCGAGTATATCACTCCGCGTGTGAGCTTTGCTGTAAGAGCAGAGAGAGTAGGGGAGCACGAATACACATCGCTTGATATAGCCCGTGTAGCTGGTGATGCTGTTATAAATCTTGTTAGAAGTGTGTATGGTGAACGTCCCCCAGTAGACTTGGATCATCCCCACGTGATTATAGCCGTCGATGTTATGTTTGACAAGCTCTATGTCTCTATCGAGCTTGGTGGTGACCTTTCATGGCATCGTAGAGGTTACAGGGTGTACGAGCATCCAGCCTCGTTGAAGCCGACGTTAGCTTATGCGATGTTGATCATAAGTGGTGTGCGTGATAGCGAAGTTGTTATGGACCCCATGTGCGGTGGGGGTACCATACCCATAGAGGCTTTGTTATTCCTTGAGGATGCCAGGGCAATCTGCTCAGATTTCAATCCGTTGCATATCAGGGGTGCTAAGATGAATGCAATGGCGGCTAGAGTCTACAAGCGTATGAAATTCTATGTCCATGATGCTAGGCGTATTAGCGAGGTTGTCAAGAGCGTTGATAGAATAGTTCTCAATCCACCATATGGCATTAGGCTTGGTAATCCGCGTGACATACGAGCATTGTATACGGACTTTCTACGCGAAATAAGCAGGTTAGACTTCAGGCGGCTTGTCATGATAACCACTGAGCATGTACACGTGAAGAACGTGGCTGAACGTATAGGTCTTAAGATCGTGCACGAGAGAGTAGTTGCCCACGGTAATCTCTGGCCAAAGATACTGGCTCTAGAGCATTAA
- a CDS encoding 50S ribosomal protein L16, which produces MPLKPARCYTKRRSKNLSGPPYTRKEYIHGVPPPKISKFVMGNPHGDYDYAVEVYVLERGQIRHNALEAARVMVHKYLSTTIGEQNYLFRVRVYPHHVLREHKMMAFAGADRLQEGMRLAFGKPVGTAARVEPGQAVLEVRVRKEHLDAAKEALRVGASKLPLPTRIRVIPLKEGLSAQ; this is translated from the coding sequence ATGCCGTTGAAGCCCGCCAGATGCTACACTAAGCGGCGTAGTAAGAACCTCTCTGGACCGCCATACACGCGCAAAGAGTACATACACGGTGTGCCGCCGCCCAAGATCTCCAAGTTCGTAATGGGTAACCCGCATGGTGACTACGACTATGCTGTCGAGGTATACGTGCTAGAGCGTGGACAGATAAGGCACAATGCGCTCGAGGCAGCCCGTGTAATGGTACACAAGTATCTATCGACGACTATAGGTGAGCAGAACTATCTCTTCAGAGTGCGTGTATACCCGCATCACGTGCTAAGGGAGCACAAGATGATGGCATTTGCTGGTGCAGACCGTCTACAGGAGGGTATGAGATTAGCCTTCGGTAAACCTGTTGGTACGGCGGCTAGAGTAGAGCCTGGACAAGCGGTGCTAGAGGTTCGCGTCAGAAAGGAGCACCTAGATGCTGCAAAAGAGGCGCTACGTGTAGGCGCATCGAAGCTACCTCTGCCAACAAGAATCCGCGTTATCCCGTTGAAGGAGGGACTGTCAGCACAGTGA